A single window of Streptomyces aquilus DNA harbors:
- a CDS encoding FGGY family carbohydrate kinase: MTGPVLAVDQGTSGTKALVVCPERGVIGTGFAEVRPRYLSGGLVEVDPEELYASVVEAGRRALAEAREPVVALGLANQGETVLAWDPATGRPLTTALVWQDRRAESVCAELAPHADELRALTGLPLDPYFAAPKMAWIRRHLTREGVVTTTDAWLVHRLTGAYVTDAATASRTQLLDLDRAQWSPRALDLYGLTGERLPRIVGNAQPVGTAQEFGQEIPVTGLAVDQQAALLAQRVTAPGAAKCTYGTGAFLLAHTGDTPRRGSSGLVSCVAWNLAGRTSYCLDGQVYTAASAVRWLSDLGVIKGAADLDAVGGSVPDSGGVTFVPALAGLAAPWWRGDLRGSLTGLGLDTTAGHLVRALCEGIAAQVAELVDALESPLETLRVDGGLTRSALLMQTQADLLQRPVEVSALPDATALGVAALARLGAEPGRTAATALPDWKPAAVHEPRITADEAADRRARFRAEVTALLDRTPA; encoded by the coding sequence ATGACCGGTCCGGTGTTGGCCGTCGACCAGGGCACGTCCGGCACCAAGGCGCTCGTCGTCTGCCCCGAACGCGGAGTGATCGGGACCGGGTTCGCCGAGGTGCGCCCGCGGTACCTGTCCGGCGGTCTCGTCGAGGTGGACCCCGAGGAGCTGTACGCGTCCGTCGTCGAGGCGGGCCGGCGCGCCCTCGCCGAGGCCCGCGAACCCGTGGTGGCGCTCGGTCTGGCCAACCAGGGCGAGACCGTACTCGCCTGGGACCCCGCCACCGGCCGCCCGCTCACCACGGCCCTCGTCTGGCAGGACCGCCGCGCCGAGAGCGTCTGCGCGGAACTCGCCCCGCACGCCGACGAGTTGCGCGCACTGACCGGCCTGCCGCTCGACCCGTACTTCGCCGCCCCCAAGATGGCGTGGATCCGCCGTCACCTGACCCGCGAGGGCGTCGTCACCACCACCGACGCCTGGCTCGTCCACCGCCTCACCGGCGCCTACGTCACCGACGCGGCGACCGCGAGCCGCACCCAACTCCTCGACCTGGACCGCGCACAGTGGTCACCCCGCGCCCTCGACCTGTACGGACTCACCGGCGAACGACTGCCGAGGATCGTCGGCAACGCCCAACCGGTCGGCACGGCACAGGAGTTCGGTCAGGAGATCCCGGTCACCGGACTGGCCGTGGACCAGCAGGCGGCCCTCCTCGCCCAGCGCGTCACCGCGCCCGGCGCCGCCAAATGCACCTACGGCACCGGCGCGTTCCTGCTCGCCCACACCGGCGACACCCCCAGACGCGGCAGCTCGGGACTGGTCAGCTGCGTCGCCTGGAACCTCGCCGGCCGGACCAGCTACTGCCTCGACGGCCAGGTGTACACGGCCGCGTCCGCCGTGCGCTGGCTCAGCGACCTCGGCGTCATCAAGGGCGCCGCGGACCTCGACGCGGTGGGCGGCTCCGTGCCCGACAGCGGCGGGGTCACCTTCGTGCCCGCGCTGGCCGGCCTCGCCGCCCCCTGGTGGCGCGGTGACCTGCGCGGCTCGCTGACGGGGCTCGGCCTCGACACGACCGCGGGCCATCTGGTGCGGGCGCTGTGCGAGGGGATCGCCGCGCAGGTCGCCGAGCTCGTGGACGCCCTGGAGTCCCCGCTGGAGACCCTGCGCGTCGACGGCGGCCTGACCCGCTCCGCCCTGCTCATGCAGACCCAGGCCGACCTGCTGCAACGCCCCGTCGAGGTGTCCGCCCTGCCCGACGCCACCGCCCTCGGCGTCGCCGCCCTCGCCCGCCTCGGCGCGGAGCCCGGCCGCACGGCCGCCACGGCCCTGCCGGACTGGAAACCGGCCGCCGTCCACGAGCCGCGGATCACCGCCGACGAGGCCGCCGACCGCCGCGCCCGCTTCCGCGCCGAGGTCACCGCCCTCCTCGACCGGACCCCCGCATGA
- a CDS encoding FAD-dependent oxidoreductase: MTVTTHGPLPGTPYDVIVIGAGVVGSALARELARHPRLRTAVVEAQDDVGQASSKANTAILHTGFDAVPGSLEARLVREGSRRLAEYAAESGIPVEPVGALLVAWDEAQRAELPRLAEKAARNDCTETRLLGPAELYDRESHLGPGALGALHVPGESIICAWTTTLAYATQAVRHGVDLHLNCRVEKVSQGLLSTERGDLRTRWVINAAGLHADTLDRDLGHHDFTVTPRRGQLVVFDKFARALVRHILLPVPTALGKGVLVAPTVYGNVLLGPTAEDLDDKRATQSTADGLTRLREQGRRILPELLDEEVTAVYAGLRAATEHDDYRITAHPEQAYLTVGGIRSTGLTASLAIAEYVVGQLRANGLELGPSRALEPVRVPNLGEAFPRPYQRPDLIAADPEYGTLVCHCERVSRGEIRDALASTVPPGSLDGLRRRTRARGGRCQGFYCGAAVRQLFEEARG; the protein is encoded by the coding sequence ATGACGGTCACCACCCACGGACCCCTGCCCGGCACGCCGTACGACGTGATCGTCATCGGTGCCGGAGTCGTCGGCAGCGCCCTCGCCCGTGAACTGGCCCGCCATCCCCGGCTGCGCACAGCCGTCGTCGAGGCGCAGGACGACGTCGGCCAGGCCAGCTCCAAGGCCAACACCGCCATCCTCCACACCGGCTTCGACGCCGTCCCCGGCTCCCTGGAGGCCCGGCTGGTCCGCGAGGGCTCCCGCCGACTCGCCGAGTACGCCGCCGAGTCGGGCATCCCCGTCGAACCGGTCGGCGCCCTGCTCGTCGCCTGGGACGAGGCACAACGCGCCGAACTGCCCCGCCTCGCCGAGAAGGCCGCACGCAACGACTGCACAGAGACCCGCCTGCTGGGACCGGCCGAACTGTACGACCGCGAGTCGCACCTCGGCCCCGGCGCGCTCGGCGCCCTCCACGTCCCCGGCGAGAGCATCATCTGCGCCTGGACGACGACCCTGGCGTACGCCACCCAGGCCGTCCGGCACGGCGTGGACCTGCACCTCAACTGCCGTGTGGAGAAGGTGAGTCAGGGGCTGCTGTCGACCGAACGGGGAGACCTGCGCACCCGTTGGGTCATCAACGCGGCCGGCCTGCACGCCGACACCCTCGACCGCGACCTCGGCCACCACGACTTCACCGTCACCCCGCGCCGCGGCCAGCTCGTCGTCTTCGACAAGTTCGCCCGCGCCCTCGTCCGGCACATCCTGCTGCCCGTCCCGACCGCACTCGGCAAGGGCGTCCTGGTCGCGCCCACCGTGTACGGCAACGTCCTGCTCGGCCCCACCGCCGAGGACCTCGACGACAAACGGGCCACCCAGTCGACCGCCGACGGCCTGACACGCCTGCGCGAACAGGGCCGCCGCATCCTGCCCGAGCTGCTCGACGAGGAGGTCACCGCCGTCTACGCCGGCCTGCGGGCCGCCACCGAGCACGACGACTACCGCATCACGGCCCACCCCGAGCAGGCGTACCTCACGGTGGGCGGCATCCGCTCGACCGGGCTGACGGCGTCGCTCGCCATCGCCGAGTACGTGGTCGGCCAACTGCGAGCGAACGGACTGGAGTTGGGGCCGTCACGCGCGTTGGAGCCGGTGCGCGTGCCCAACCTGGGCGAGGCGTTCCCGCGCCCGTACCAACGTCCCGACCTCATCGCCGCCGACCCGGAGTACGGCACCCTCGTCTGCCACTGCGAACGCGTGTCGAGGGGCGAGATCCGTGACGCCCTCGCCAGTACCGTCCCGCCGGGCAGCCTCGACGGACTCCGGCGCCGGACCAGGGCGCGGGGTGGGCGTTGTCAGGGGTTCTACTGCGGGGCCGCGGTGCGACAGCTGTTCGAGGAGGCCCGCGGGTGA
- a CDS encoding crotonase/enoyl-CoA hydratase family protein: MSVRTERKGPVTTVVLSRPEARNAVDGPTAAELVAAFREFEADEAARVAVLWGEGGTFCAGADLKALGTERGNQVTEDGDGPMGPTRLRLSKPVIAAVAGHAVAGGLELALWCDLRVAEEDAVFGVFCRRWGVPLIDGGTVRLPRLIGTSRALDMILTGRPVPAPEAYEFGLANRVVPTGTARTAAEELAAELAAFPQACLRADRASVLDQEGLDEPAALRGELGHGRGVLTQSLEGAARFASGAGRHGSFKDA, from the coding sequence ATGTCCGTCCGGACCGAACGCAAGGGACCCGTCACCACGGTCGTCCTGTCCCGCCCCGAGGCCCGCAACGCGGTCGACGGTCCGACCGCCGCCGAACTCGTCGCCGCCTTCCGCGAGTTCGAGGCGGACGAGGCGGCGCGGGTGGCGGTGCTGTGGGGCGAGGGCGGCACGTTCTGCGCGGGTGCCGACCTCAAGGCCCTCGGCACCGAGCGCGGCAACCAGGTGACGGAGGACGGCGACGGCCCGATGGGCCCCACCCGGCTGCGGCTGTCCAAGCCGGTGATCGCGGCGGTCGCCGGGCACGCGGTGGCGGGCGGTCTGGAGCTGGCACTGTGGTGCGATCTGCGGGTCGCCGAGGAGGACGCCGTGTTCGGTGTCTTCTGCCGCCGCTGGGGCGTTCCGCTGATCGACGGCGGTACGGTACGGCTCCCCCGGCTGATCGGCACCAGCCGCGCCCTGGACATGATCCTCACGGGACGTCCGGTACCGGCCCCCGAGGCCTACGAGTTCGGCCTCGCCAACCGTGTCGTCCCCACCGGCACCGCCCGCACCGCCGCCGAGGAACTGGCCGCCGAGCTCGCCGCCTTCCCGCAGGCGTGCCTGCGGGCCGACCGGGCGTCCGTGCTGGATCAGGAGGGCCTGGACGAACCGGCCGCCCTGCGCGGCGAACTCGGCCATGGCAGGGGCGTGTTGACCCAGAGCCTGGAGGGCGCGGCCCGGTTCGCGTCCGGGGCGGGGCGGCACGGTTCGTTCAAGGACGCATGA
- a CDS encoding lysylphosphatidylglycerol synthase transmembrane domain-containing protein produces the protein MTVSNAPSPLPQPAVGAARKTSPDVSPRRVPLPLPGRRVRQILCLLPLLLVSVVAVQHRSVLAEGFGHLRSAEWPWLLVAVCATCLTWVAAACTRQGAVVERLPKRRLLATQFAAGAANHLLPTGLGASAVNLRFMTVCGVPLARSSAALALYLLAESIGRLGLLAVLLLTFPDALSLGSLLPEQAVGALLPALGAVLLVAAVVLVLVRRVRTTVTAFLRTALGELREVHTRPCRALALWGGSLAFPALQAAGLAAVGQALGLPVPPLHMAVAYLAATVAVALVPTPGGLGSVEAALVVALVAAGGPAAVATAVVLAYRIITVWLPLLPGALTLGALVRLKII, from the coding sequence ATGACCGTCAGCAATGCCCCGTCCCCCCTGCCGCAACCCGCAGTTGGTGCGGCGCGGAAAACCTCTCCGGACGTGAGTCCCCGCCGCGTCCCCCTCCCCCTTCCCGGTCGCAGAGTCCGGCAGATCCTGTGTCTGCTGCCGCTGCTGCTCGTCTCCGTGGTCGCCGTGCAGCACCGCTCGGTGCTCGCCGAGGGCTTCGGTCATCTGCGGTCCGCCGAGTGGCCGTGGCTGCTGGTCGCGGTCTGTGCCACGTGTCTGACGTGGGTCGCCGCGGCCTGTACCCGGCAGGGCGCGGTGGTGGAGCGGCTGCCGAAGCGGCGGTTGCTCGCCACGCAGTTCGCGGCCGGTGCCGCCAACCATCTGCTGCCGACGGGGCTCGGCGCGAGCGCGGTCAACCTGCGGTTCATGACGGTGTGCGGGGTGCCGCTCGCCCGCTCCTCCGCCGCCCTCGCGCTGTATCTGCTCGCGGAGTCGATCGGCCGGCTGGGTCTGCTGGCCGTGCTGCTGCTGACGTTCCCCGACGCGCTGAGCCTCGGTTCACTCCTTCCCGAGCAGGCGGTCGGCGCGCTGCTGCCCGCGCTGGGGGCGGTGCTGCTGGTGGCGGCCGTGGTGCTCGTCCTCGTACGTCGGGTACGGACGACCGTGACGGCGTTCCTGCGGACCGCGCTCGGCGAGCTGCGCGAGGTGCACACCCGGCCGTGCCGGGCGCTGGCGCTGTGGGGCGGGTCGTTGGCCTTTCCCGCGCTCCAGGCGGCGGGGCTGGCCGCGGTGGGGCAGGCGCTGGGGCTGCCGGTGCCGCCGCTGCACATGGCGGTGGCGTACCTGGCGGCGACGGTCGCGGTCGCCCTGGTGCCGACACCGGGCGGGCTGGGCTCGGTGGAGGCGGCGCTGGTCGTGGCGCTGGTCGCGGCGGGCGGACCGGCGGCGGTGGCGACGGCGGTGGTGCTGGCCTACCGGATCATCACCGTGTGGCTGCCGCTGCTGCCGGGGGCGCTGACGCTGGGGGCCCTCGTGCGGCTGAAGATCATCTGA
- a CDS encoding ABC transporter ATP-binding protein has translation METTAWTQLHSVMNAQTESRPFARATLRRIGAFARPHRTRIAQFVVLGVATALLAVATPVLAGHVVDAIVTGDDEGTVVRLALFIALIAVAEAALGILGRRLSATLGEGLILDLRTAVFDHVQRMPVAFFTRTRTGALVSRLNNDVIGAQRAFSNTLSGVVSNLVTLLLTLAVMLTLSWQITLLALALLPVFVIPARRMGSRMARMQREAAALNAAMGTRMTERFSAPGATLVKLFGRPEQESEEFAARARRVADIGVRTATAQSVFITALTLVSALALALVYGLGGWFALRGTLEPGAVVSLALLLTRLYAPLTALAGARVEVMSALVSFERVFEVLDLKPLIEEKPDARELGDGPVAVEFDDVRFGYPSADKVSLASLEEVASLDTRGGEEVLKGISFRAEPGQTVALVGSSGAGKSTIAQLLPRLYDVDEGAVRVGEEDIRDMTARSLRATIGMVTQDGHLFHDTVRANLLLARPTATEDDLWDALRRSRLDALVRSLPDGLDTVVGERGYRLSGGERQRMTIARLLLARQRVVILDEATAHLDNTSEAAVQEALTEALEGRTAIVIAHRLSTIRAADQILVVEAGQIVERGTHDELLAAGGRYAELHRTQFEERDSAKVGHDNDQKDTKLDSIIATI, from the coding sequence ATGGAAACCACAGCCTGGACCCAGCTGCACAGCGTGATGAACGCGCAGACGGAGAGCCGCCCCTTCGCCCGCGCGACGCTGCGCCGCATCGGCGCGTTCGCCCGCCCGCACCGCACCCGCATCGCCCAGTTCGTGGTGCTCGGGGTGGCCACCGCGCTGCTCGCCGTCGCCACCCCGGTCCTCGCCGGCCATGTCGTGGACGCGATCGTGACGGGCGACGACGAGGGCACCGTCGTCCGGCTGGCCCTGTTCATAGCGCTCATCGCGGTCGCCGAAGCGGCCCTGGGCATCCTCGGACGACGGCTGTCGGCCACGCTCGGGGAGGGACTCATCCTCGATCTGCGGACGGCTGTGTTCGATCATGTGCAGCGCATGCCGGTCGCGTTCTTCACACGGACACGTACGGGAGCACTGGTCTCCCGACTCAACAACGACGTCATCGGGGCGCAGCGGGCGTTCAGCAACACCCTCTCCGGAGTGGTGAGCAACCTGGTCACCCTGCTGCTGACGCTCGCCGTCATGCTCACCCTGTCCTGGCAGATCACCCTGCTCGCGCTCGCCCTGCTGCCGGTCTTCGTGATCCCGGCCCGCCGCATGGGCAGCCGGATGGCCCGCATGCAGCGCGAGGCGGCCGCTCTGAACGCGGCGATGGGCACCCGCATGACCGAGCGCTTCTCCGCGCCCGGCGCCACCCTGGTCAAGCTGTTCGGCCGCCCGGAGCAGGAGTCCGAGGAGTTCGCGGCCCGGGCGCGGCGGGTGGCGGACATCGGCGTGCGCACGGCGACCGCCCAGTCCGTCTTCATCACCGCCCTCACCCTGGTCTCCGCCCTCGCCCTCGCGCTCGTCTACGGCCTCGGCGGCTGGTTCGCCCTGCGCGGCACCCTGGAACCGGGCGCCGTCGTCTCCCTCGCCCTGCTGCTGACCCGGCTCTACGCCCCGCTCACCGCCCTCGCCGGCGCCCGCGTCGAGGTCATGAGCGCGCTGGTCAGCTTCGAGCGGGTCTTCGAGGTGCTCGACCTGAAGCCGCTCATCGAGGAGAAGCCGGACGCCCGCGAGCTCGGGGACGGCCCGGTCGCGGTCGAGTTCGACGACGTCCGCTTCGGCTACCCGTCCGCCGACAAGGTCTCCCTGGCCTCCCTGGAGGAGGTCGCCTCGCTCGACACCCGCGGCGGCGAAGAGGTCCTCAAGGGCATCTCCTTCCGCGCCGAACCCGGCCAGACCGTCGCCCTCGTCGGCTCCTCCGGCGCCGGCAAGTCGACCATCGCGCAGTTGCTGCCGCGCCTGTACGACGTCGACGAGGGCGCCGTGCGCGTGGGCGAGGAGGACATCCGCGACATGACCGCCCGCTCCCTGCGCGCGACGATCGGCATGGTCACCCAGGACGGCCACCTCTTCCACGACACGGTCCGCGCCAACCTGCTGCTGGCCCGCCCCACCGCGACCGAGGACGACCTGTGGGACGCCCTGCGCCGCTCGCGCCTCGACGCTCTCGTACGGTCCCTGCCCGACGGCCTCGACACCGTGGTCGGCGAGCGTGGCTACCGCCTCTCCGGCGGCGAACGCCAACGCATGACCATCGCCCGGCTGTTGCTGGCCCGCCAGCGTGTCGTGATCCTCGACGAGGCCACCGCCCACCTCGACAACACCTCGGAGGCGGCGGTGCAGGAGGCGCTGACGGAGGCGCTGGAGGGCAGGACCGCGATCGTCATCGCCCACCGGCTCTCCACGATCCGCGCGGCCGACCAGATCCTCGTCGTCGAGGCCGGGCAGATCGTCGAACGCGGCACGCACGACGAGCTGCTGGCGGCCGGCGGACGCTACGCCGAGCTGCACCGGACCCAGTTCGAGGAACGGGATTCGGCCAAGGTCGGCCATGACAACGATCAGAAGGACACAAAGCTCGACAGCATCATTGCCACCATCTGA
- a CDS encoding glycoside hydrolase family 2 TIM barrel-domain containing protein, with protein sequence MSHTSESPAWAPVSRRRLLEGGAALVGALALPSWTAGTARAAAESPEWNGRIDVFRLGTQPPHTTLMPYATLGQALAADRTDSPYRLSLDGTWKFAYAERPDDRDPDFYATGVDDSDWDTIPVPSVWQKHGYDRPIYVNITYPYWGPNGLGEEPQPPAAPTRYNPVGQYRRTFTVPRGWSGRRTFLHFEGVKSAHYVWINGELVGYHEDSFTPAEYDITDHLRPGTNQIAVEVYRYSDGDWLEDQDMIRLSGIFRSVHLYSTPSVHLRDFKLDTPLSDDYRAARLSVTASVRAYAAGHAGAYTVETQLYDADGHPVWSRPLQQSADVKAVGEDATVQAARAVPEPRLWSAEHPYLYTAVLRLRDPSGQVTETLSHRVGLREFALKDGLMRINGRPVSFRGTNRHEMHPDRGTALTRADMIRDMKIIKRMNMNSVRTSHYPNNPQWYELADEYGLYLVDETNLETHGIRGEYPGNHADWSAACVARAQNMVHRDKNHASVVIWSLGNEAGAGSTFVAMHDWIKSYDTTRVVQYEGDDSPGVSDIRSEMYESPARVEARAKDTADTRPYVMIEYCHAMGNSNGNFKKYWDVIRAHDVLQGGWIWDFVDQSLYWPTPARQRFTEEGPGAIRGELIAPSGSFDRAKGLSGGTVFARDDRLDLTGSLTLEAWFTPQVLGYHQPIIAKGDTQYALKQNGRNLEFFIYGGGQWVSTSWALPSDWTGGEHHVAGVFDAEAGTLTLSVDGTVRATRTTTRRPSSNTAPLALATDVDNITREFSGTIRRARVYARALSAAELASDSRGPGDEGVRFWFDAASVGLTAQRPREKTFLAYGGDWGDNPNDGNFVADGIITADRGHTGKAAEIKRIYQAINATGDAASVTLTNEYLFTNLREFSGSWTLVADGEPVRRGRLTRDQLDVAPLSSKEITVPVRLPADPAPGTEYFLELSFTTKERTPWAGPGFEVAKVQLPLDAGSPAVTPVPLDDVPTLTYDDGATAVTVTGADFAVTVDKKTGIITSYKARGSRLIASGPVPNFWRAPTDNDHGNGQHTRNQTWRDAGARRKVTDVTVTAVRDRAVRIKVGGTLPTTTESTYTTTYTVFGNGEIKVDNTLHPGASSLPYIPEIGTLLFLPGRLDRIHYYGRGPEENHWDRNDGTDVGLYSGPVADQWTSYIRPQENGNKTDVRWAALTGRDGTGLLVSGEPLLEVNASHFTPEDLSVGARHDYQLTPREEVVLRVNHRQMGVGGDDSWGAHTHDEYKLFADRDYTYTYRLRPITDVTAATELSRRPTAAE encoded by the coding sequence ATGTCGCACACTTCCGAGTCCCCCGCCTGGGCGCCCGTCAGCCGCCGCCGGCTCCTGGAGGGCGGGGCCGCCCTCGTCGGCGCCCTGGCCCTCCCCTCCTGGACCGCCGGCACGGCCCGTGCCGCCGCCGAGTCCCCCGAGTGGAACGGCCGCATCGACGTCTTCCGGCTCGGCACCCAGCCGCCCCACACCACCCTGATGCCGTACGCGACCCTCGGCCAGGCGCTCGCCGCCGACCGCACCGACTCGCCGTACCGGCTGAGCCTCGACGGCACGTGGAAGTTCGCCTACGCCGAGCGCCCCGACGACCGCGACCCCGACTTCTACGCCACCGGCGTCGACGACAGCGACTGGGACACCATCCCGGTCCCGTCCGTCTGGCAGAAGCACGGCTACGACCGCCCGATCTACGTCAACATCACCTACCCCTACTGGGGCCCCAACGGCCTGGGCGAGGAGCCGCAGCCGCCCGCCGCGCCGACCCGCTACAACCCCGTCGGCCAGTACAGAAGAACCTTCACCGTGCCCCGCGGCTGGTCCGGGCGGCGCACCTTCCTGCACTTCGAGGGCGTGAAGTCGGCCCACTACGTGTGGATCAACGGCGAACTCGTCGGCTACCACGAGGACTCCTTCACCCCCGCCGAGTACGACATCACCGACCACCTCAGGCCCGGTACCAACCAGATCGCCGTCGAGGTCTACCGCTACTCCGACGGCGACTGGCTGGAGGATCAGGACATGATCCGGCTGAGCGGCATCTTCCGCTCGGTCCACCTCTACTCGACGCCGTCCGTGCACCTGCGCGACTTCAAGCTGGACACCCCGCTGAGCGACGACTACCGCGCGGCCCGCCTGTCGGTGACCGCGAGCGTCCGCGCCTACGCGGCGGGCCACGCCGGTGCCTACACCGTCGAGACCCAGCTGTACGACGCCGACGGCCACCCCGTCTGGTCCCGGCCGCTCCAGCAGTCCGCCGACGTGAAGGCGGTCGGCGAGGACGCGACCGTACAGGCGGCGAGAGCCGTGCCCGAGCCGCGCCTCTGGTCGGCCGAACACCCGTACCTCTACACGGCGGTGCTGCGGCTGCGCGACCCTTCGGGCCAGGTCACCGAGACGCTCTCCCACCGGGTCGGACTGCGTGAGTTCGCGCTCAAGGACGGCCTGATGCGCATCAACGGACGGCCGGTGTCGTTCCGCGGCACCAACCGCCACGAGATGCACCCCGACCGCGGCACCGCCCTCACCCGCGCCGACATGATCCGGGACATGAAGATCATCAAGCGGATGAACATGAACTCGGTCCGCACCTCGCACTACCCCAACAACCCGCAGTGGTACGAACTCGCCGACGAGTACGGCCTCTACCTCGTCGACGAGACCAACCTGGAGACCCACGGCATCCGCGGCGAGTACCCCGGCAACCACGCCGACTGGTCCGCCGCCTGCGTCGCCCGCGCCCAGAACATGGTCCACCGCGACAAGAACCACGCCTCGGTCGTCATCTGGTCCCTCGGCAACGAGGCGGGCGCCGGCAGCACGTTCGTCGCCATGCACGACTGGATCAAGTCCTACGACACGACCCGCGTCGTGCAGTACGAGGGCGACGACAGCCCGGGCGTCAGCGACATCCGCTCCGAGATGTACGAGAGCCCCGCCCGCGTCGAGGCCCGCGCCAAGGACACCGCGGACACCCGGCCGTACGTCATGATCGAGTACTGCCACGCGATGGGGAACTCCAACGGCAACTTCAAGAAGTACTGGGACGTGATCCGCGCTCACGACGTCCTCCAGGGCGGCTGGATCTGGGACTTCGTGGACCAGTCCCTGTACTGGCCGACGCCCGCGCGACAGCGGTTCACCGAGGAAGGCCCCGGCGCGATACGCGGCGAACTCATCGCCCCCAGCGGCTCGTTCGACCGGGCCAAGGGTCTCTCCGGTGGCACGGTCTTCGCCCGCGACGACCGCCTCGACCTCACCGGCTCCCTCACCCTGGAAGCCTGGTTCACCCCGCAGGTGCTCGGCTACCACCAGCCGATCATCGCCAAGGGCGACACCCAGTACGCCCTGAAGCAGAACGGCCGCAACCTGGAGTTCTTCATCTACGGCGGCGGACAGTGGGTGTCCACCAGTTGGGCCCTGCCGAGCGACTGGACGGGCGGCGAACACCACGTCGCCGGAGTCTTCGACGCGGAGGCCGGCACCCTGACCCTGTCCGTCGACGGCACGGTCCGGGCCACCCGCACCACCACACGACGGCCCAGCAGCAACACCGCGCCGCTCGCCCTCGCCACCGACGTCGACAACATCACCCGCGAGTTCAGCGGCACCATCCGCAGGGCGCGGGTCTACGCCCGGGCCCTGAGCGCCGCCGAGTTGGCCTCCGACAGCCGGGGCCCCGGTGACGAGGGCGTCCGGTTCTGGTTCGACGCGGCGAGCGTCGGCCTCACGGCCCAACGCCCGCGCGAGAAGACCTTCCTGGCGTACGGCGGCGACTGGGGCGACAACCCCAACGACGGCAACTTCGTGGCCGACGGCATCATCACCGCCGACCGGGGCCACACCGGCAAGGCGGCGGAGATCAAGCGGATCTACCAGGCGATCAACGCCACCGGCGACGCGGCCTCGGTGACCCTGACCAACGAGTACCTGTTCACCAACCTCCGTGAATTCTCCGGGAGTTGGACGCTCGTGGCGGACGGCGAGCCGGTCCGGCGCGGCAGGCTGACGCGCGACCAGCTGGACGTCGCCCCCCTGTCCAGCAAGGAGATCACCGTCCCCGTACGGCTGCCGGCCGACCCGGCGCCCGGCACGGAGTACTTCCTGGAGCTGTCCTTCACCACCAAGGAACGCACGCCGTGGGCCGGGCCCGGCTTCGAGGTGGCCAAGGTCCAACTCCCGCTCGACGCGGGCAGCCCCGCCGTCACCCCCGTACCGCTCGACGACGTCCCGACGCTGACCTACGACGACGGCGCCACGGCCGTCACCGTCACCGGCGCCGACTTCGCCGTCACCGTCGACAAGAAGACCGGCATCATCACGTCGTACAAGGCCCGCGGCAGCCGGCTCATCGCCTCCGGTCCCGTCCCCAACTTCTGGCGGGCGCCCACCGACAACGACCACGGCAACGGCCAGCACACCCGCAACCAGACCTGGCGCGACGCGGGCGCCCGCCGCAAGGTCACCGACGTGACCGTGACCGCCGTACGGGACAGGGCGGTCAGGATCAAGGTCGGCGGCACGCTGCCCACGACCACGGAATCGACGTACACGACCACCTACACGGTCTTCGGCAACGGAGAGATCAAGGTCGACAACACCCTGCACCCGGGGGCGAGTTCACTGCCGTACATACCGGAGATCGGCACGCTCCTGTTCCTCCCCGGCCGGCTGGACCGCATCCACTACTACGGCCGGGGCCCCGAGGAGAACCACTGGGACCGCAACGACGGCACCGACGTCGGCCTCTACTCCGGCCCCGTCGCCGACCAGTGGACCTCCTATATCCGCCCGCAGGAGAACGGCAACAAGACCGACGTCCGCTGGGCCGCCCTCACCGGCCGGGACGGCACCGGCCTGCTGGTGAGCGGCGAGCCGCTGCTGGAGGTCAACGCCTCCCACTTCACCCCGGAGGACCTCTCGGTCGGCGCCCGCCACGACTACCAGCTCACCCCGCGCGAGGAGGTCGTCCTGCGGGTGAACCACCGGCAGATGGGAGTCGGCGGCGACGACAGCTGGGGCGCCCACACGCACGACGAGTACAAGCTCTTCGCCGACCGCGACTACACCTACACCTACCGGCTGCGCCCGATCACGGACGTCACCGCGGCGACGGAGCTGTCCCGGCGGCCGACGGCGGCGGAGTGA